The genomic DNA TAAAACCCTGATTGGAGCTTTCGACTGGTCCAGCACCTCGCTTGGACCAAAGACGGATTGGCCTGCGCATATTCGCAGTGCGGTCGCGCTGATCCTTCACGCCAAGATACCCATGGTCACGCTCTGGGGTCAGGAGGGCATCATGATCTATAATGATGCCTATGCCGAGTTTGCATTGAAAAGGCACCCTGCGTCGCTTGGGGCCCCTGTGCGCGAAGCTTGGCCCGAAGTTGCAGAGTTTAATGACGGCATTCTCAAGACCGTTTTGGCTGGTGGCTCGACGAGTTTTAAGGATCAGGAGTTTTCGCTTCTGCGCAAGGGCATTGCAGAGCAACTGTGGCTTGATCTGGACTATTCGCCCGTCATCGACGATGCGGGCAGCCCTGTCGGGGTCTTTGCGATCGTGACTGAAACAACCGCTAAGGTGAAAGCCGAACGTCGACTGGCGGCCGAGCGCGACCGTTTGCGCCAGATGTTCGAGCAAGCACCGGGTTTTATTGCCGTGCTCGATGGGGCAAATCACCGTTTCGAAATCACAAATGCCGCTTACCGACAGTTGATCGGCCATCGAGACGTTGTCGGCTTGCCTGTCCGCAACGCTTTGCCCGAGCTTGTAGGGCAGGGGTTCTACGAGTTGCTGGATAACGTTTATAACACAGGAGAGTCCTTTATCGGCTCTGCAATGCCTGTGCTTTTGAAGCGGTCTTCCGACGCCACGGCCGTCGAGCGGTTTGTTGATTTTATCTTCCAGCCAATGCGGGATGCTGATGGCTATGTCGGCGGTATTTTTGTGCAGGGCACTGATATCACTGAAAGAATTGCAACAGAACGCGCGTTGCAAGTCAGCGAGCGCCAGTTTCGCACCTTCGCCGAAGCGATGCCTAACCACGTCTGGTCTGCCGGACCGGATGGCCAACTTGATTGGTTTAACGACCGGGTCTATGAATACAGCGGGACCGCGCGGGGTGATCTGGACCATGGCGCATGGGTCAGGCTCTTGCACCCTGAAGACGTTGCCGAAGCAGTCGAGGTCTGGGGCGAGGCCGTCGCAACCGGCGAGTCTTATGAGATCGAATTTCGCCTGCGCCGGGCCGACGGGACGTGGCGCTGGCATCTGTCGCGCGCCGAGATGTTGCGCGACGAAGACGGCGAACCGCACCGCTGGGTCGGCACCAATACGGATATTGAGGACCAAAAGCGCGACCGCCAACAGCTGCAGGACAGCGAGCGGCGGCTGCGGTTGTCACAGCAGGCGGCCGGCATCGCCTCGATCGAGATCGACTTGGCGACTGACTGCATCCTTGCCTCCGACAGTTTCTGGACAATGTTCGGGCTCGCCAATGAGGGACCTGTCTCGGCAAAGGACATTGAGGCGCTGGTCGTACCAGAGGATCGTCACTTGATATCGACCGCGCAGTCTCGCCTTACCGGAACGGCCGCGTTGGACGCGACCTATCGGATCAAACGGGCTAGCACCGATGACATCCGCTGGATTGCGCGCCACATAGAAGTGCTGCGCGGCCAAGACGGTGCGCCCGCGAAGATCTATGGCGCATTGCGCGACGTGACCCATGAGAAACTTGCGGAAGAGCGCCAGATCATGCTGACACATGAACTAGAGCATCGCATCAAGAATATCTTGGCGACCGTCTCGGCGATTGCTTCGCAGACTTTGCGCAACACCGATATCGAAACCGGACGCAATACATTGAGCGAACGCTTTCAAGCTTTGGGGAAAGCGCACTCACTGCTTTCGAACACGCACTGGACGTCTGCGGTGCTCGCAGACGTGGTTCGCGTCGCCACCGTACCACTGCCCGTCGCCCGCATCGATCTTGCAGGACCCTTTGTGCAACTTGGGCCAAAGCAAGCATTGTCGCTGGCACTGGCTGTCAACGAGCTTGGGACGAACTCTTTGAAATACGGGGCGCTTTCGGTCCCCGAAGGTCGTGTCAATATCGCTTGGTCCAGATCTGTGTCCGGCGACGGCGAAGAGCAGTTGCGCTGGTCTTGGACAGAGTCAGGCGGCCCTGAGGTGACCGCGCCGACACGCCGAGGGTTTGGGCGTGTTTTGATCGAGCAAGTTCTAGCGGGCGATTTTAATGGCACTGTTCGGATCCAATTTGACACTTCGGGCGTTGAATGTGTATTGGAGGCGCCTATGCCCGACCTAACCTCAGACGAGCAGGACATAAAGTGACATTAACGCCTATCGTTTTGCTAGTAGAGGATGAAGCAATCATTCGAATTTCCACCGCTGATGTCCTTAGAGATCAGGGTTGGGAGGTGCGTGAGGCGGCAAACGCCGCCGACGCTTTGAAGATGCTGGAACAGGACGAGGACATAGAGCTGATTTTTACGGACATCGATATGCCTGGGGCGACCAATGGTCTTGGCCTTGCCCATGTTGTATCCGAACGTTGGCCAACCGTACAAATCGTTATCACCTCCGGCATGAGCCAGCCATCAGCTAACGAACTTCCGCTTAGTGCCACCTTTGTCCCCAAGCCTTACATGGTCGAGGAGCTTGTCATCGACTTTCGCACGCGCCTGATTGCATGAAGATTAACTCTTGGGGGCGCCGCAGTTACGTCTCGGCCTTCCGTGCGTTTGCGCGACAGCATTAAAAAAGGCCTGTACAAGGCCATTTTACCCCAACTACGCTCCACATCTACATCAGTTCATTCCTGCTGTTATATTATCCCGTACATAGCCTAAATACCACGTTGGGCCGCTAATTTTCAGGACTTTTTAGGCTCGTGGAACCGGCGTTGTTGCAAAACTCTGACGGCAGGCGATTCACAAGGTGAAACAATGCGGTTAGACAGGCTTTCATGAGCAAGCCCCCAATCGCCCGCTATCGCACGACGAACTGGAAATCCTACAACGATGCGCTGAAGCGCCGTTGTTCACTGTTGATCCGTTGCCCGGCAACGCATGCCTGCATGCGTGAGAGGGTGGTTGGACAAGGACATGATGTGGCTCGCCCCGAAGGCGGGCCGCCCTGGTCGCCCACCAGTGTTTTCTCTCGCCGCGATACAGTTCTGCCTCATGGTGAAGGTTCTGTTCAGTCTACCACTGCGGCAAGCGACTGGCATGGTGGGCAGCATCCTGCAGATGGCAGGCCTGGACTAGACGGTGCCCGACTTTTCGACCCTGAGCCGGCGACAAAAGACCATCACGGTGCAAATGTCGAACCGCCGTGCGCCGGGGCCTATGAACCTGCTGGTGGACAGCACGGGGATCAAGTTCTTGGGCGATGGCGCCCTCTCGGGCGATTGCGATGCAATCCCCTGCCGGGTAACAAATGGCTTGCACGCAAGCATGGCACACATCGCCGCCGCCAGTATCGTAAGGTGCATCTGGCGATGGATACTGCCACCGACGACATCCGGCAACGGTGTCGGGGTCAATGTGCTTTCAGGGGCGGCAGCTGGACCTGTCAGACAAACGCGCTGTCGCACAACTGCGCGGGCCAAGCCTCTCAATGATTTTCCAAGACCCGATGAGCGCTCTGGATCCGGTCATGACAGTGCGTCGGCACTTGGCCTTGCGAACAAAATCCGACCCTATTCCAATCCTTCAGCAAGCAGGGTTGGCAGATCCTGAGCCACTGTTGGAAAGTTATGCCCATCAGCTTTCGGGCGGCCAATGCCAGCGCATCGCCATCGCCTGCGCGCTCGCACATAATCCCAAAGTTCTCATCGCTGATGAGCCGACAACTGCGCTTGACGTCACCGTTCAGGCGGGCATTCTCAAGCAGCTGAATCGCTTGGCTTCCGATCGCGATATGGCAATTATCATCGTCACACATGACCTCGGGGTGGTTTACCAGCTTTGCGACCGTGTCTTGGTCATGCAGCAAGGACGGGTGGTGGAGCAAGGCTGCGTTCAAACAGTCCTCACCGCCCCGCAACATGTCTACACCAAACAGATGATTGCAGCGCTTCCGCAGCCCTGCATCCCAGGTCGTAAGTCCCGCAATAAGGGCATCAGATACGACAAGCGCCGCTACAGACGTCGCAACCGTATTGAATGGATGTTCGGCAGGCTCAAAGACTGGCGACGCGTCTCAACCCGATATGACCGATGTCCCAAGGTCTTCCTGTCAGCTATCGCTCTGGCCGCAACCCTCTTATTTTGGTTATATGTCCTGAACCTAGGCTGGGCAAAAGGTTGCGCTGTATCGGGGCGATCCTTTCGTTTGGCGGTTAGCGATTGCGGCAAGCGGGCTGATAGGCCAAACGCCTTTGTTTGCGCAGCAAATTGCTTACGATAACCAGATTTAGAACCCCCGCCAGGGCGGCCACGGCGTAAGATGCTGTATAATTACCCGTTAGATCGTACAGCGCGCCGCCTTGGTATCCGCCGATGGCATGGCCGAACCAGCCGAACATGGTTACGATGCCAAAGGCCGAAGCCCGGTGCGCGGGCGAGACAAGCACCCGGATCGACACAAGAACGCCCGTCATCACGCCTGCATATCCAAAGCCATAGATGACTGCGTAAACATAAAAGGTGCTGAGGCGCTCGACATAAGTAAAGCCGAAGACCATCAGCGTCATCCATGCGGTTGCGGTCATATAGGCGGGCAGGGCGCCGATTATATCTGCCAGCTTGCCAAAGGCCAAACGGCCCAGGATGGCCACAATCAGCATCACGAATATCACGCTGCCCGCTTGCTCTGGCGCAAAGCCGCGATCCTGGATGAGCGGGACAAGATGCATCAATGGTACGGCCATACAGGTGCAACACAGAATGATTGCCGCGCTCAGGTATAGGATTACGACATTTGTCGGCAATTCGGCCTGCGGTGTTGCGTTCCGGGTGTTGGTTTGCGCAGCACTTAGCGCGGGCGGTTGGCGCAATAGAAAGCTGAGCGGGATCATCGTGGCAAGCATAAACGCCCCGATCGCAGCAAAGGCACCTTTGATGCCAAGCGAAGCGATAAGCATCGAGGAAACAAACGGAACCGCCCCTTGGCCCAAGGCTTGGCCCGCAGAGGCGATGCCGATGGCCATACCCGCACCGACAAAAAACCAATTGCCCACTGCCGCCATAACCGGCGGAAAGATGGCACCGGCACCAAAGAAGCCCGCGATGAAAAACAGCAGGTAAAACTGCCAAAGTGAGGTCAAAACAGAGGCTAGAACATAGCAAAGCCCCAGCACGATTACACCGAACAAGACAACCGGGCGGGTGCCGCGACGGTCCGCTTGTGGCCCCATGACCAAGCCGCCAAAGGCGAGGCCCAGAATGCCTGCAAAGTTGATCAGGGTCGTGTCACCCCTGCTCCACCCAAAGTTTTCTTGCATGGGGATGATAAAGGCGGACATGCCATTGACGATCGCGCCCATGGACACCGCCAAGATCAGGGCTGCTGCGGTCACAACAACCCAACGGTATGCGGGCTGGGGATCTGAAGTGTTCATATGCGTACTGCCTTAAGTTTTGTGAAAGCTCGCGAACCTGTGCCGTGAAAGGGGTCGTTCAGTTGGCAGCCATTCGTGGTTTTATGACTGTAATTGCGATTGATGTGACGATGAGAACAAGGGCAATGATCTTTTCCCAAGACAAGACCTCTTCCAACACCCATACCGAAGATAGTACGCCCACAACCGGCGCGATCAGTATCGAAATGGCGGCGACGGTTGCGGAAAGACGGCCCAGCAATACCGTCCAAAGCACATAGCAGGCAACCATTGGGCCGCAGACATGAAAGGCAAAGACCCATAGGGTTGCCGTGCTGGGCATAGTAACCGCGCCCGCGGGTTGCACGGCCCACATCAGCGGCCATGACAACGCGGCGGATATGGTGAAAAACCACGCCGCCCGCGCCAAGGGCGAGAGCGTCCACCGCCGCGCTTGCATCAAGACGTTGCCAATAGCCCAAGACAGCGCAGCGCACAGCATAAGGACAGGCCCCAGCGGTGCCGCAATCAGCGCAGGCAGATCGGCAGAGGCGAGCAACCCAAGCCCCGCCAAACTGATCCCTATCGCGAGGATCAATCGACCGCGCAAAACGTCGCCCAGAAACACAACAGACAAGAGCGCCGTCATGGAAGGCATGGTGTAGGCAATGATCGCCGCATTTGAAGAGGGTGTGAAAAGC from Pseudorhodobacter turbinis includes the following:
- a CDS encoding PAS domain-containing sensor histidine kinase produces the protein MLSNDIDLKTLIGAFDWSSTSLGPKTDWPAHIRSAVALILHAKIPMVTLWGQEGIMIYNDAYAEFALKRHPASLGAPVREAWPEVAEFNDGILKTVLAGGSTSFKDQEFSLLRKGIAEQLWLDLDYSPVIDDAGSPVGVFAIVTETTAKVKAERRLAAERDRLRQMFEQAPGFIAVLDGANHRFEITNAAYRQLIGHRDVVGLPVRNALPELVGQGFYELLDNVYNTGESFIGSAMPVLLKRSSDATAVERFVDFIFQPMRDADGYVGGIFVQGTDITERIATERALQVSERQFRTFAEAMPNHVWSAGPDGQLDWFNDRVYEYSGTARGDLDHGAWVRLLHPEDVAEAVEVWGEAVATGESYEIEFRLRRADGTWRWHLSRAEMLRDEDGEPHRWVGTNTDIEDQKRDRQQLQDSERRLRLSQQAAGIASIEIDLATDCILASDSFWTMFGLANEGPVSAKDIEALVVPEDRHLISTAQSRLTGTAALDATYRIKRASTDDIRWIARHIEVLRGQDGAPAKIYGALRDVTHEKLAEERQIMLTHELEHRIKNILATVSAIASQTLRNTDIETGRNTLSERFQALGKAHSLLSNTHWTSAVLADVVRVATVPLPVARIDLAGPFVQLGPKQALSLALAVNELGTNSLKYGALSVPEGRVNIAWSRSVSGDGEEQLRWSWTESGGPEVTAPTRRGFGRVLIEQVLAGDFNGTVRIQFDTSGVECVLEAPMPDLTSDEQDIK
- a CDS encoding response regulator, yielding MTLTPIVLLVEDEAIIRISTADVLRDQGWEVREAANAADALKMLEQDEDIELIFTDIDMPGATNGLGLAHVVSERWPTVQIVITSGMSQPSANELPLSATFVPKPYMVEELVIDFRTRLIA
- a CDS encoding MFS transporter; the encoded protein is MNTSDPQPAYRWVVVTAAALILAVSMGAIVNGMSAFIIPMQENFGWSRGDTTLINFAGILGLAFGGLVMGPQADRRGTRPVVLFGVIVLGLCYVLASVLTSLWQFYLLFFIAGFFGAGAIFPPVMAAVGNWFFVGAGMAIGIASAGQALGQGAVPFVSSMLIASLGIKGAFAAIGAFMLATMIPLSFLLRQPPALSAAQTNTRNATPQAELPTNVVILYLSAAIILCCTCMAVPLMHLVPLIQDRGFAPEQAGSVIFVMLIVAILGRLAFGKLADIIGALPAYMTATAWMTLMVFGFTYVERLSTFYVYAVIYGFGYAGVMTGVLVSIRVLVSPAHRASAFGIVTMFGWFGHAIGGYQGGALYDLTGNYTASYAVAALAGVLNLVIVSNLLRKQRRLAYQPACRNR
- a CDS encoding DMT family transporter, coding for MKTAFPVTLFMVISIGLLWGWNWPAVKFMLAEIPPLTLRAAGFSIAALALMAVACGLGHRLRPAEGEFTSLFLTAFFVLFGFNTLTALGQLFTPSSNAAIIAYTMPSMTALLSVVFLGDVLRGRLILAIGISLAGLGLLASADLPALIAAPLGPVLMLCAALSWAIGNVLMQARRWTLSPLARAAWFFTISAALSWPLMWAVQPAGAVTMPSTATLWVFAFHVCGPMVACYVLWTVLLGRLSATVAAISILIAPVVGVLSSVWVLEEVLSWEKIIALVLIVTSIAITVIKPRMAAN